The region TTTTGGGGACTGTAGTCTCTTCGCCTCTCGCTCCAATTCatgatgtttttttttttttttttttttttttaaaaaaaaaaaaaattctttTAAACTCACCTTCCCATTACGGACTGACGGATTGTTTCCATAGTTTCCACACCCTAAGACAAACGTGATCGACGAACTCTGTTCCACTGTCCCATTCTCGGTATCGGTTCGGGGTCTGCTCGGGGATGCATGGATAGGGATTGTTTACTGTCTGGGTTTCATGATGGGTTTTCCCCCCTCTGTGTCTGGGCCGATGATGAATAGCGGTGAGTTGTTCGCCTTTTGCAAAACCGCTTTGTCATGCTACTCCCCATCCCGGGGGAAAAGGTTTCATCCAGCCCCAAAAGACCGTTGGACCGTTGAAAGCCGGCAGGGATGGCCCATAGCTGATGATACACCTGCTCCGCATGTTCACCGCATTGCAAAAATGCTACCATGTCTTGCATCGAGGTCGTCTTGTCGCTCCTGTAGTAAGGTCGCAACCATCAGCCCCTTCTGTCCTGCCTTCCTCTGGTAGCGTTGCGATGTGATGTTTGGTGATGTTTTGGTTCGCCTGGTTGAACCAACCAAGCGTGTCTCGCCAATTCGGGATCTGGCCGAACCGTGTgtcaaaaagggggttgcGCGCCTGTGTTTGAAACACAGAGGCTTGTCCACACGGCCCCCAATCACCCGGCACTTTCAAGCCTTCTCCGTTCTGATTCCCCAAGATAGGCAACCCGACGCGCTGGCCAAGGGGGTTTGTTCAATAACAACAGCCAACAAGAAGCGAGGCTGAAATTTTATTGTTGATGAAGCTGCAGCCTCGCGCCAACCTCGCTGTATTCGTATGTGATCAGGCGAGAAGAAGCAAGGCGGCTCGTCTTGTCATAGCCCTAGGGACTCCTTCCCGGCCGCCACGAAAGATGATCATCGTCCCATTGTTCGTTTTGGCGTTGCCCGTTCCCGCACaaggggttcgtcacacaCGGGATTGCGGATGCGGAGTTCGTGATGGGTGTTCACCCCATTGTCTCATCCCACgagcctcctcttcatcatcagcgTCATATACCGCTGCGGCTGATGCAGGTAAGCAAGCCCAAGACAGGTTGAGAAACCATTCTTCTGAGACATGCATACAGTCGAGATGAAAGTTCTCGAGAGTTGAGCAAAGTTCACGATTGGTAGGGCGAAGTCCCGGCAGCTGGGTAACGGGTCACGGCTTAGCGATTGCTTAGCGTCATGATCTTCATCCGCCTCAGCCGCCATGCAGAAGCACAGGGCAcagatcaccaccaaccaccactaCCAAGAAGCCCATTGTTTCAGCCATTCCTACCGCGGCTTATCAATATTTTGCTCACGGAGGTGCCCCGGGCGTGCGTCCATCACCGAATAAATCGAGCTAGCAGTtagcagcggcagcggcaggaAGGGACGGGCTGATCGAGATCAGATCATTTGATGATGGTTCTCGGGGAATGCCTGTGTGAAGGATTCGCCTACCCCGAGCCGGTATCTTCACTCTTTTCAGCTTGTCCGTTATGAGGATAGGCCTGCCACTCCGAGGAGAACCTCGCTGTTGATGAGGGGCTTCGTTATTGCCGGCGGTGAAGGCGAGACTGGGACAACGATGAGTGGGCTGATTGAGGGGATCGCAACGTTGCGAATCCCGCAGAGGCCGGCGCTCTTGGCAGTGTTGGTGGATAGGATGTCCCAACCAGGCGAAAAGTCGTGCTCAGCAGGAAGAAGCCAGGGTCACCGGTGAGGGACCAGTCAAGAGATCTTGCATCATGGAAGGCAACCTTCGGGAACGCCAACCTGAAGCCCTCAACTACTTCCAAGATTTGGGCAATGATGCCGTGGAGAGAGGTGATGTATCGCAGAAAACTAAAATGGGGTCAGTGTCGATCCTGTGGTCGGTTGAAACAGTCAAACTACCTTGGGGAACCCTTACACTGCAGCTGCCATTTGCTTCTTTCCTGTGGTTTCCCGTCCTGCAATGCATGGTCGTGTGGCACATGGcacagccatcaccacagcGCACTTGCGCATGGAACTTGCCAGAGGGCAAAAAGGGTCGTGGATCGTGTGGTGTATCCTGCACCGTGGCGTTGGATAATTGTGTCTCACTTTAGCATCTCGTCCAAGGCCAAATACTGGCAGCGGATATCTGCACAATGCTGTGCTCACCTTCATTCTTTTCCGCCCACCCTTCGCGAtgtcctccaccaacagAAAGCCTTCAGCAGCGACAACTTGACGCTTTCCTCCTAGTGCCATATCTACTATAAGCAAGGCTGTGATCCTCGATCTGTCAATCTTGAGTGCCCCGAGTGATCTTCATGATCTGGTCCCCGTTCAATCGCATAATCCGCACAGACGAGCTACTTTCCCCTTCGGTACTACCTCCCCAGCTGCTGATTCGCCGATTGTCTCACCTTACCTAATCCAGCCGGCGCGGTCCGACACAACCCACTCCGCTGGGAAAATGACATCAACCACACACCAACTAGAACAGCACAGACCACCAACCGTGCCACACCCTTACATccggtgctgttgctgatcaTCATCGGAAATCTtgctttgcttcttcttttctcgcGTGAGAATGCCACATTCGAGAAGTTCTTCCAAAAGTTCCATCCACCACGACCTTTCTAATCTTGGCAGACGTGCAGTAAACGTGGTGATCGACAACACCCTCAACTTTGTCGCTCCCTCCAGAAAATGTGATGGATGACCTCTGACTCGCCCAATCCACACGCACGAACCACCACGACTTTGCGTCCAGAAGCACGCTAGAACAAatcaccccccaaccaactTCTGCATTGCTGGTCCCTGTAGATGGGAtgggcaaaaagaaaaaaaccttGGACGAAAGACCTCGTCTCCACATGGCTCCACGGACATTGCAAGGAACATTGGCAACTGCAGATCTTTCGCACTCGGGTAGCTTTCCTTTCCACTAACGAACGAGCCTGCTGTCGTCACTTTTCTTCTAGCCTTCTCCCGTTCCTTGGGATCGGGGACAGACGAACTGGTCTCTGataatttctttttatatTGGCAAAAATGGCATAAACCCAACTACAAACCATGTGGCTGGTTCATGTCACCTGGTTACACAATGCATTGTAGTCAGTGTACCCTCAAAAGTAACATCGCTGCCAGAGCACCGACCCCCACCACAAAAGCCAAATGTTTTGTTTGCATAAACGGCATTTCCACCCCCCAATGCACCACCTCATACCTACCTTACACCACTGCAAGATTCGCTGTCATGGCTGCTGACCCGCCTTCAAGACTGAAGATCCCATCATCTATTGCCTTGCCCTATCCCTATTCAGTGCCCTATCTCCGTCCCCATGCTCACCAATTGATTTCCGCATTACAAAGACCGGGCCGGCTCGCCCGCTGTTGTGTTTTTCTCTCTGCCCGCCAGTGCCGGCCGAAACCTGCCAAAAATTGCCTTTTACCCCTTGTCATCAATCATCATGTCAGCGagacaaccccccctccgaACGCAGATCCAAGTGGAGTTTaaacccatcatcccatcttcaacccAGGCGGTGCCAAGGGACCCTGCAGAATAGAACATCATCGAAAGTAGTGTAGGGAATAAAGCGGCAAATGCAATTGAGGCAAATAGTACTCGCCCAAAAATCCCATCCACTCAGACAAACCCGACCATTCTCGCGAAGAAAGTTGAACTATCATCCAAAAAGAATAATCGAGTCATGACCACCGAAAGGACCGATGAcgcctccccccctctccccctcctccccctgcccATCCCCCGTAAATCTCATCTTCGCATTAAACCGTTTGACTTGTGGAGGATCGTCATCGTTCAACACACTTCCAGGTTGGCCGCCCGCGCTCTTCTTcgcccaaaaagaaaaaagcaaaagcgGTAGTCACATCGTCAACGCTTAATTATTCCCACAACGCAACCATCAAGAATGCAGATCATTTTATCCTCATTCAATCAGGGGGAAAGTCATTCTCCCCAATGGGAATTCCCAAAGTGCCATCCATATCCCCATTTACACAAGCGACAAAGAGTTCCATGTTTGTGATACCAGCCCCGACTCGGAAGGATTTCCAAAAAACTTTCAAACTTGTATCACCAAGTATCCTATTTCATCATCAATTTCGCCACACACCTCCACCATACCAAAATCCACACAATAAAACCGCAAAAAGGAGATAAACTCTCCTGTGTGACGACGATCTGTTTCCAATTTTTGGATTTTCAATTTTCCCTGTTTCTCCTCACCCAACTAAACTGTAGCTAGCGGGTCGTGACAGCTCCTCAAACCTAGCCCCCTAGAGAGGCCCatattcctcctcctcctccatctaTATACACGTaattattccttttttttttttggcgtgTATATGTCTTCgcaacacaaacacacaccaGTAAAAAGAGAGGGGGAATCAGATCGTCAGATACATCATGCCGCACATAAAACAGAAAAGACTACCtccaaaagaaagaaagaaacgcCCCATGTAAATGCTTTGCCAAAAACCCCCGATGTTGTGAACCCACGCCTCCCCCCACCATTGATTGAACCCCAAAAGTTTCGCCGCAACCCCCTTCAACCCGCCATGGAACATCCCAGTTATGACGTTTGTGTTGtgctccctttcccttgcGCCAGAAGCAGTGGAGAAAGtccaaaagagaaaaaaTTCCTTTCACCCTCCTGTGTTTTGCGCCGACCCCAAAACCCAGCCGCCTTTCTTTGttttagaaaaaaaaaatcccaaTTTGCGTAAGTAGTAATCTGATGCGAATCATGTCCTCGTCTTTCAAGAAAACTCTCGGCTGAAAAAACACCACCCAGCCAGAAAAAAATTAGAAACTAAAAAGTACCAGTAATTTTGCCATGGTGTGGGGTCGTTGTATGGTATAACGGTTTTATCCTGCACCGCCAGGGTTTGGGATGTATTTTCTTCGGCTGGTTTGTGGTTGTcgaaagggagggggggttgatatTAAAGATAAACCAGCACTGGAGAGACCTGCTGTCCAAGCTCACACACGCATTCAAGACCGGCTGGCGGCGCtgccattgctgctgctgctgctgctgtcatAGTTGTGGCAACCGCGCTCGTGGCGTTTCATGTTGCTTCGCACACTGAAGGCCTTGCCACAGCCGGCGACCGGGCACTTGAATGGCTTCTCGCCAGTGTGGGAGTGGCTGTGGATGCGGAGAGAGCTGGGACGCGAAAAGGCCTTGTTGCAGGTTGGGCAGATGTACCTGTCTTGGCTCTGGGGGAacgaggcggccgaggaCGGGGCAATGTAGTGGTGATGTTGCCATGGGTTCGCACCGGCAGGCGCAAGAGTCATGGACAATGGTGGAGGGAAAGACTGCGTCTATCAGTTAGCTTGGTGTTGTCCGGCTGTGTGCAAGAAAGCAACATACCTGGGGAAGAGGCCGCTGGAAGTAAAGGCCCGAcatgggaggaggaggggcggcggcgggatAGTAGGCAGGAATGGTGGGTTGGGCAATGTAGGATGGTGCAGCAAAGTGTGGTTGGTATGCTGAAGGTTGAACCGACATTCTCGGGGCGGCAGCGGCCATCGGGGGAACGCCAGAGTCCATGGGCCCCAGTGGAGGAGTGGTCTCATAGTAGTAGTTGGAACCGTTCGAGACCTGGCTGGCTGACCTCGTGGGCGGCGAGTTGTATCCCTCGAAGGATTCTCCCGAGGACATGGGAGGACTTGGTGGGAGTCCCCTCAAAGCTGGGTTGCCATAGTGCGAGGAGTTGGGCCTGGCGTCGGACTTGGAAGAAGACGATTGGGCTGGGGATCTTGTTAGCACCGGGTTCCATGCAGTCGTGCTGCCAAAGTCCATACattcttgttgctgttgctgttgctgttgctgttgctgttgagcctGAGCGTGTGTCTCAGCGGTGGGAGACCCTTGGTCGGCAAGTCCCAAaaggttggagatggaaggCAACGAGCATCTCGAGCCGTCATccattggtggtgatggtggaggaaTGTATCCATAGTGAATGCTTTGCTGAGGTGCAGCGTACTGGGTGGTGACCATTGTGCCTGCCATTTTGTTTTCTGGTGTGTGAAAATTTATCCCTTGTTGGTGGGGAAAGAGCGGTCTTGTCGTCGCAACTTGAAGCTTCAAAGCTTTGATCAAGTGTTCTTCTTGTGTGGCTGGAGTGGTCGGGGAGGTCGAGTATCGAGTGCCAGCTGGATATATTATGCGGTGGGTCTTGTCTTTGTCGACGACGAGTGATGTGATGGTATGATATCAAAGATCAGGATGTCCAAGTCAGGTCGGTAATCCGGGAgtgagagggggggtgtggCGGTTTAAGTATGTGCATCACAGCAGAGGCTTGTTGACGTCGGGATGGGGAGGGCAGGGTGTTTTGTACCGTCAGATCTCCCGGCGGTACATCCATGGAGACTGTATGAATGATCAAGCGCAAATCCACCAGCATCCACAAGTTGATCCCCGGACCAAGGCGGCCAGTGAGTGTTGTCACAAAGTGGGTGGGTCGGCCTTGGGGTGCTGTGCCAGGCCAGGGATCAGGGCATGGGGCCGATGGTGATCAGAGGGGTCTCCCCCGTTGTCGCCGGGACCCCCAGTCCGGTACGTACCTCAGACTGGAAATGCTCGATACCCTTCAGAGCATGTCACCCGTGCACCCATCCGTCCAATTCCATAGAGTTATAACGCCTCATGTTATATGTTCATACGGGGCTCTGACTGCCTCATTGTGCATTGGCGCTGGGTGCCCATCTCTTCTGCCTGGCTGTGCCTATTATTCTCCTTCACAACCTTGGTCAGTGTTTTATTACCTACACTATCAGAAAATAGGCCGACTCTCTTCACTTCATCCTTCAAGAAGGATGCTCTCGAGGTAAGGTCCAGCCAGTGTCATTGCATGACCAGGTTCCGTAGATAGGTACATATCTCACATTGTGTGTGTGCCGTAGTTACCCAAGGTCGGTTATGACTGGCTGTCTTTTTTCTACTGTACCAAACTGCCAGCCGGGCGCTACACAACAACGGGTCGGAAGGTCCCAGGAGGGGTCTGAATGATATGATTGCCATTGATCTGCCGAGTCCAAACGTCTGAGGCTCATGCACAGAGGCTGGTCATTCGACTGGCGAAACCAGTGCTTTGCTATGCATTCCGAAGTTTGCTGTTCACGGGTGTACAGTGTATTGTCTGTGTAATTACTCCAGGCTCAACTGGCGTCAACAATCTGAATGGCTTCTTCGTGCTACCAACCTGACAGATCCTTTGACGAGGGTGGCATGCCAACCCAAAGAGCGGAGAGCGGTGCACACATTTGTGTGGCGCGTATGCTTCTCCGGTCTAACccaaagggggagggtgtctTCACTTCTCCCACTTCCCACACCCATTTCGCTGGGCTCGTGCATCCTGCAAAGCCCGCGGCGCACTATCCCAAACAGGAACTTCCCCCCCGGCCCCAAATGCTTGGCTGTTGACGATGTTGAGTACGTACCGAACACCCTGGTCTGTCACGGACGCTTGGGCGTATGGGAGACAGGCCCCTGAGCCCGGACGCGTGAAACTTGAGACGAGCAGCGACTCCGGATCCTTGTGCCTGAGCTTGCACTGCGACCGGATTCTCGAGCTGATCTTATGCCGTTCATCGTTACCGCCATGTCAACAGCCCTCTCGAAACACCAGTCTACTATGATTCGCATCGGCTGCTGTGCACATCGTGATGTCTGTCACCCGTGTTCCAGAACCCTCCCCAGGAGCCGTTGTGGGCGATCATGACATGTAAGTAAATATGCCACTCATCATAGACTCTTGATCTCACTGC is a window of Podospora pseudopauciseta strain CBS 411.78 chromosome 1, whole genome shotgun sequence DNA encoding:
- a CDS encoding hypothetical protein (COG:S; EggNog:ENOG503P6RV) yields the protein MAGTMVTTQYAAPQQSIHYGYIPPPSPPMDDGSRCSLPSISNLLGLADQGSPTAETHAQAQQQQQQQQQQQQECMDFGSTTAWNPVLTRSPAQSSSSKSDARPNSSHYGNPALRGLPPSPPMSSGESFEGYNSPPTRSASQVSNGSNYYYETTPPLGPMDSGVPPMAAAAPRMSVQPSAYQPHFAAPSYIAQPTIPAYYPAAAPPPPMSGLYFQRPLPQTQSFPPPLSMTLAPAGANPWQHHHYIAPSSAASFPQSQDRYICPTCNKAFSRPSSLRIHSHSHTGEKPFKCPVAGCGKAFSVRSNMKRHERGCHNYDSSSSSSNGSAASRS